A region of Myxococcus stipitatus DSM 14675 DNA encodes the following proteins:
- the plsY gene encoding glycerol-3-phosphate 1-O-acyltransferase PlsY, translated as MTLALVLLGYLAGSIPFGVLLTRWLRGVDVRQGGSGNIGATNVTRVAGKKLGALVLVLDALKGALPVALAVRLVPGQPLVHVMVGLAAVLGHVYPVWLKLHGGKGVATALGVLLVLAPWAALAAGTAFIAIFLLSRVSSLGSLFAGATAVGTTACTAPATEYTGLSAFLFVVMLWTHRSNIGRLLRRTERRF; from the coding sequence GTGACTCTCGCGCTCGTGCTGCTGGGCTATCTCGCCGGCTCCATCCCTTTCGGTGTCCTGCTGACGCGGTGGCTGCGTGGCGTGGACGTGCGCCAAGGGGGCAGTGGAAACATCGGCGCCACCAACGTCACCCGGGTCGCGGGCAAGAAGCTGGGTGCGCTGGTGCTGGTGTTGGATGCGCTGAAGGGCGCGCTGCCGGTGGCGCTCGCGGTGCGGCTGGTGCCGGGCCAACCCCTGGTGCATGTGATGGTGGGGCTGGCCGCGGTGCTGGGCCATGTCTACCCGGTGTGGCTGAAGCTCCACGGGGGTAAGGGCGTGGCGACGGCGCTCGGGGTGTTGCTGGTGCTCGCTCCGTGGGCCGCGCTGGCCGCGGGCACGGCGTTCATCGCCATCTTCCTGCTGTCGCGAGTCAGCTCCCTGGGCTCGCTCTTCGCGGGCGCCACGGCGGTGGGCACGACGGCCTGCACCGCTCCGGCGACCGAATACACGGGCCTCTCAGCCTTCCTCTTCGTCGTCATGCTGTGGACGCACCGGAGCAACATCGGCCGGCTGCTGCGTCGCACCGAACGGCGCTTCTGA
- a CDS encoding THUMP domain-containing class I SAM-dependent RNA methyltransferase, giving the protein MAERIALFATTARGTEDLLADELKELGARRIRQDRGGVRFMASLDEALMVCLWSRIAMRVLYPPLGAFEARGAAGLYEAVRSVPWEEHLTPTTTFAVDATLKDSEHSHSGFVALKVKDAIVDRMRDVVGTRPDVNTKDPDVSVVAHLSRDTLSLSLDLCGDSLNRRGYRVRPTVAPLKETLAAAILRAARYTGDEALVDPMCGSGTLLIEGGMIARKRAPGLNRDFAVERWPELGARARELLADLRADARRNERKVEVPIWGLDKDPEALEAAQRNVSAARLSEEISLTEGDATRMPHLPATHGLLLTNPPYGDRIGTGGQKGMKSFYYKLGEALRVPGWRVWVLCGNPAFESAFHARPSSRRELWNGPIECNLLGYRASGGGEEGSEAPFGATQQPADVAPVRPQHDDEEEG; this is encoded by the coding sequence ATGGCTGAACGTATTGCCCTTTTCGCCACCACGGCTCGCGGCACCGAGGACCTGCTCGCGGACGAGCTCAAGGAGCTCGGCGCGCGCCGCATCCGCCAGGACCGAGGAGGCGTGCGGTTCATGGCCTCGCTCGACGAGGCGCTCATGGTCTGCCTCTGGTCTCGCATCGCGATGCGAGTCCTCTACCCCCCCCTGGGCGCCTTCGAGGCCCGTGGCGCCGCGGGCCTCTACGAGGCCGTCAGGAGCGTCCCCTGGGAAGAGCACCTGACGCCCACCACCACGTTCGCGGTGGACGCCACGCTGAAGGACAGCGAGCACAGCCACTCCGGCTTCGTCGCCCTCAAGGTGAAGGACGCCATCGTCGACCGGATGCGCGACGTCGTGGGCACGCGGCCCGACGTCAACACGAAGGACCCCGACGTGAGCGTGGTCGCGCACCTGTCTCGCGACACCCTCTCGCTCTCGCTGGACCTCTGTGGCGATTCCCTGAACCGCCGAGGCTATCGCGTGCGCCCCACCGTCGCTCCGCTCAAGGAGACGCTGGCCGCCGCCATCCTGCGCGCCGCGCGCTACACGGGAGACGAAGCCCTCGTCGACCCGATGTGCGGCTCCGGCACGCTGCTGATTGAAGGCGGGATGATTGCGCGGAAGCGGGCCCCGGGCCTCAACCGGGACTTCGCGGTGGAGCGCTGGCCGGAGCTGGGGGCGCGCGCTCGCGAGCTGCTCGCGGACCTGCGCGCGGATGCCCGCCGCAACGAGCGCAAGGTGGAGGTCCCCATCTGGGGCCTGGACAAGGACCCCGAGGCGCTCGAAGCCGCGCAACGCAACGTGAGCGCCGCCAGGCTGTCGGAGGAGATCTCCCTCACCGAGGGCGACGCCACGCGGATGCCGCACCTCCCCGCCACCCACGGCCTGCTGCTCACCAATCCGCCCTACGGAGACCGCATTGGCACGGGCGGGCAGAAGGGCATGAAGAGCTTCTATTACAAGCTGGGCGAGGCCTTGCGCGTGCCCGGCTGGCGAGTCTGGGTGCTCTGCGGCAACCCCGCCTTCGAGAGCGCCTTCCACGCGCGCCCCTCGTCCCGCAGGGAGCTGTGGAACGGCCCCATCGAATGCAACCTGCTCGGCTACCGCGCCTCGGGGGGCGGCGAGGAAGGCTCAGAAGCGCCGTTCGGTGCGACGCAGCAGCCGGCCGATGTTGCTCCGGTGCGTCCACAGCATGACGACGAAGAGGAAGGCTGA